The Toxorhynchites rutilus septentrionalis strain SRP chromosome 3, ASM2978413v1, whole genome shotgun sequence genome includes a region encoding these proteins:
- the LOC129773377 gene encoding uncharacterized protein LOC129773377, giving the protein MLDVSRDNGVPAPYPTQEANDVHITLEEDAFYERDNDEIPLPRSIQEDPNFDRADREFEKRFMENEFGYVCDVCARIWFRNDLKPNTNPEAAVLLATNYFVTVEDFSACVTCRSSLKRGSIPVLSQSNGFTYPCFPPNLPPLDPLTARLVSPRINFMQLRRLRHAFGDRWANYKVPVDVAQMVNELPRQLDDDYAFNVSIKKHMIHKSSYLSGYVKKRTVKAWLNYLVTTPLYRQNNIVINEENRVNIGQVQQPGSHQIDLEVIDPSNDTELLIGQQHTLLWDEDKCLEIAPGQNQTPLSIIYDEYAEELAFPDIYLGHPRTFSSEVRVTPFMMATSEIRRRDRRGAKPEHILYMAVKIMRLRVSEGLRNTFKCMGTANITRAQLQDKAFLEQCIEHNLSFLKSIPNSVQYWQQRKRDVFAMIRQLGKPTMFLTMSASEVRWSHLLTILHRLSNGSNEAGFSDVMQQLTALQRATLVSEDPVTCCAYFNKLVNVVMMLLSSTRYSPFGEYFVVDYFKRIEFQHRGSPHAHILLWLANDPREQMSENMPGTVKLIDFLCSVSSENLPETYSNQVHKHTFTCFKRNDKRCRFNIPYWPMDQTRVLIPITAGDGRRDQLSRRAAKMRDTLETKVFDTLEAFLADSNCTFDYYLDVIRSSIRRPTVIMKRSMTQLWSNPFNPWIAKILRSNMDLQFVLEEFSCAAYVVEYVNKTNKGISSLHRELIKLQEEHPEQDYNGLLKKVSIKMLNTVEMSAQEAAWYMLRQPMSEASRKVEFIPTMWPHQRIKSRKRIKQMDEEGLENDSTDVWTLNIIQRYESREGMDEVCLVDFAAHYTEERGRKNSYKMRRIPRVLRWCSYSMAELVEYKREMVLLFLPFRNEVCAILDRNKFLALYEDNETTILAKRKHYDCEINLDQVVEEYLRLSTANEEQQEVASSKRDEFARTIVMEPNNDDIHNLPTGPLAAVVKQRSHLMSKQDYCAMVRATNPEQRDLILQLIHSLYNFDGDEKPMQIFFTGPAGCGKTFTLRILMETVNRFSQTQNSQNNAYVACASTGKAAVAIGGTTVHSAFRITMSRRNCTKLCPETLQLYRSAFSKIHVVIIDEVSMIGADVLNTIHVRLQEITGNLR; this is encoded by the exons ATGCTTGATGTATCTCGTGATAATGGAGTTCCCGCACCGTATCCCACGCAAGAAGCTAATGATGTTCATATTACTTTGGAAGAAGACGCATTCTATGAGCGTGACAACGATGAGATTCCATTGCCACGTTCCATTCAAGAAGATCCCAACTTCGATCGTGCTGACCGGGAATTCGAGAAACGCTTCATGGAAAATGAGTTCGGTTATGTTTGTGACGTTTGTGCCAGAATTTGGTTCAGGAATGATCTTAAACCAAACACCAATCCCGAGGCCGCCGTTTTATTGGCGACGAACTATTTTGTCACAGTCGAAGATTTCTCAGCATGTGTTACATGTCGCAGCAGCCTGAAACGTGGCTCGATTCCGGTTTTGTCACAATCGAACGGTTTCACATATCCTTGCTTTCCACCAAATCTACCACCACTAGATCCATTGACTGCAAGACTAGTTTCACCGAGAATAAATTTTATGCAACTTCGTCGCTTACGCCATGCA TTTGGCGATCGTTGGGCAAATTATAAAGTTCCTGTGGATGTGGCCCAGATGGTGAACGAGCTTCCCCGCCAATTGGATGATGATTATGCGTTCAATGTGTCTATCAAGAAGCACATGATCCATAAATCCAGTTATTTGTCCGGATACGTCAAGAAACGAACGGTTAAGGCTTGGCTTAACTATCTTGTCACCACACCGTTGTATCGACAGAACAACATTGTCATCAACGAAGAGAATCGGGTGAATATCGGACAAGTGCAGCAACCCGGATCACATCAGATTGATTTAGAGGTCATTGACCCTTCGAACGACACAGAGCTTCTGATCGGCCAACAACACACGCTCTTGTGGGATGAAGACAAGTGCCTCGAGATCGCACCGGGGCAAAATCAAACTCCGCTCTCTATTATCTATGACGAGTATGCTGAAGAGTTGGCTTTCCCAGATATTTATCTGGGTCATCCGAGAACGTTCAGTTCTGAGGTTCGCGTAACTCCATTCATGATGGCTACCAGCGAAATTAGACGCCGTGATCGACGAGGGGCGAAGCCGGAACATATTCTTTACATGGCGGTGAAGATCATGCGTTTAAGAGTATCTGAAGGGTTGAGGAACACCTTCAAATGCATGGGTACAGCCAATATTACGCGTGCTCAGTTGCAAGACAAAGCGTTTTTAGAGCAATGCATCGAGCATAACCTATCGTTTCTGAAATCTATTCCCAATTCCGTTCAATACTGGCAGCAAAGAAAACGAGACGTCTTCGCTATGATTCGTCAATTGGGAAAGCCAACTATGTTTTTGACAATGAGCGCAAGCGAAGTTCGATGGTCGCACCTGCTTACCATATTGCACAGATTGTCCAACGGGAGCAATGAGGCAGGTTTTTCAGATGTGATGCAACAACTTACTGCATTGCAACGAGCCACGCTTGTCAGCGAAGATCCGGTAACATGTTGTGCATACTTCAACAAGCTGGTCAATGTGGTTATGATGTTACTCTCATCCACAAGATACAGTCCTTTCGGTGAATACTTTGTTGTTGATTACTTCAAACGCATAGAATTTCAACACCGTGGAAGTCCACATGCGCACATTCTTCTTTGGTTGGCCAACGATCCCCGTGAACAGATGTCGGAGAATATGCCTGGAACTGTTAAGTTAATAGATTTCCTCTGCTCCGTTAGTTCTGAGAATTTACCTGAAACCTACAGCAATCAG GTTCATAAACATACCTTCACTTGCTTTAAACGCAATGATAAGCGGTGCCGGTTCAACATACCATACTGGCCGATGGATCAAACTAGAGTTCTGATCCCAATCACGGCAGGTGATGGCAGACGAGATCAATTGAGTCGACGTGCTGCCAAAATGCGGGATACCCTAGAAACGAAGGTTTTCGACACTCTAGAAGCGTTCCTTGCTGACTCTAACTGCACTTTCGACTATTATCTCGATGTTATACGTTCGTCCATCCGCCGACCGACCGTCATTATGAAACGTTCAATGACACAGCTTTGGAGCAATCCTTTCAACCCGTGGATCGCTAAGATACTGCGTTCCAACATGGATCTGCAGTTTGTCTTGGAGGAATTCTCTTGTGCTGCCTATGTCGTTGAGTACGTGAACAAAACGAATAAGGGTATAAGCAGTTTGCATCGCGAACTGATAAAACTCCAGGAAGAGCATCCTGAACAGGACTACAACGGTTTGCTTAAAAAGGTCAGCATTAAAATGCTCAACACGGTGGAAATGTCTGCCCAGGAAGCTGCATGGTATATGCTTCGCCAACCAATGTCGGAAGCTAGCCGTAAG GTGGAATTTATTCCGACAATGTGGCCGCATCAGCGCATCAAATCCAGGAAACGGATAAAACAAATGGACGAAGAAGGGCTAGAGAATGATTCCACTGATGTATGGACTCTCAATATTATTCAACGATATGAATCGCGTGAAGGGATGGACGAGGTATGCTTGGTGGACTTTGCTGCCCATTATACAGAGGAAAGGGGCAGAAAGAACTCATATAAGATGCGAAGAATACCCCGTGTGCTGCGATGGTGCTCATACAGTATGGCGGAACTAGTTGAATATAAACGAGAAATGGTGTTACTTTTTCTGCCATTCAGGAATGAAGTCTGTGCTATTCTGGATCGCAACAAATTCCTTGCTCTGTATGAAGACAACGAGACGACTATTCTCGCCAAGCGTAAACATTATGACTGCGAGATCAACCTGGATCAGGTCGTGGAGGAATACCTTCGCCTGTCTACTGCAAATGAAGAGCAGCAGGAGGTTGCTAGCAGTAAGCGTGATGAGTTCGCCCGTACGATCGTAATGGAGCCAAACAACGACGACATTCACAACTTGCCCACTGGACCCTTAGCGGCAGTTGTAAAGCAGCGCTCCCACCTCATGTCAAAGCAGGACTATTGTGCCATGGTGCGTGCTACTAATCCAGAGCAAAGGGATTTGATTTTACAACTAATCCACTCTCTATACAATTTTGATGGAGATGAGAAGCCCATGCAGATCTTCTTCACTGGACCTGCTGGATGTGGAAAAACATTCACACTCCGCATCCTGATGGAGACTGTCAATCGCTTCAGCCAAACACAAAACAGCCAGAACAACGCATATGTTGCATGTGCGTCAACTGGTAAAGCGGCCGTCGCCATTGGTGGAACTACGGTCCATTCAGCTTTCCGTATCACGATGTCCAGGAGAAACTGCACGAAGCTGTGTCCCGAAACATTGCAGCTGTACCGTAGCGCTTTTTCCAAAATTCACGTTGTCATCATCGACGAAGTAAGCATGATTGGTGCTGATGTGCTGAACACTATCCACGTTCGCCTCCAGGAAATAACGGGAAATTTGCGGTGA